The following DNA comes from Microbacterium wangchenii.
GACGACCGCGTCCGGCGGGACGAAGGCCGCCAGCGCGCGCTCCAGCTGCGCCTGGTCGCGGTAATCGGGCACGACGAGGATGGCACTGCGCCCGTCGGCCAGCTCGCGTGCCGCAGCCGCCGCCAGGAGCACCGCCCACGCCCCGGCCGGAACATCGCGCGCGGGCCTGGGCGGAGCATCCACGGCCATGCGCTCCCCCGCACGGATGCCCGCGGTGAGTTCGGGGTACTCCGCCAGCACGGCGTCAGCGCGGGCGAGCGCGTCCGCGTCCACCTCCGGCGGGCCCGGCGGATCGGCCGCCAGCCACGCCTTCTCGGCGCGGACCATGCGCTTGGGGATCGCCAGGCGCAGGATGTCGGCGGCCGAACCGGCGGCGCGATCGGCGACGCGGCGGGCCAGCGCGTACAGCGCGGGGGGCAGCACCGGCACGGTGGACACGACGGTCTCGAGCATCGAGAGCGGGCGATCGCCGTCGTCCTCGTCGTCGACCTCGACGACGAACCCGTCGATCATGCGTCCGGCCGAGCGCAGCGGGACGCGCACGCGCACGCCGGGTTCTACGTCGACGCCGTCCGGGAGGGCGTAGTCGAACAGCCGGTCCAGCTGCGGCAGGGGGGAATCCAGCAGCACGCGCGCGACGCGTCGGGCGGTCATGTGCTCGCCCCGCCGAGCGGGTGCACGTCAGAGCCCGGCGGCGGTGCGCAGCTCGTCGACGCGGTCTGTGCGCTCCCACGTGAAGTCGGGCAGCTCGCGGCCGAAATGACCGTATGCGGCTGTCTGGGCGTAGATGGGACGCAGCAGGTCGAGCGAATCGATGATGGCCTTGGGCCGCAGGTCGAACACGTCCAGGATCGCCCGCGTGATCGATTCGTCGGGCACGCGGCCCGTGCCGAAGCTCTCCACGTACAGGCCCACCGGGCTCGCCTTGCCGATGGCGTAGGCGATCTGCACCTCGAGGCGGTCGGCCAGGCCCGCCGCGACGGCGTTCTTGGCGACCCAGCGCATCGCGTACGCCGCCGAGCGGTCGACCTTCGACGGGTCCTTGCCGCTGAACGCGCCACCGCCGTGGCGGGCGGCTCCCCCGTAGGTGTCGATGATGATCTTGCGTCCGGTCAGGCCCGCGTCGCCCTTGGGTCCGCCGACGACGAACGGCCCTGCGGGGTTGATGTAGTACTTCACATCGGGCAGGTCCAGGCCGGTGTCGGCGAGGACGGGCTCGATCACCTCTGCCCGGACGAGTGCGCGCAGCTCCTCCTGGGAGATGTCGGGATGGTGCTGGGTGGACAGCACGACCGACTCCACCGTGCGCGGGGTCTGTCCGTCGTACCCGAGGGTGACCTGCGTCTTGCCATCGGGCCGCAGGAACGGCAGTCGCCCGTCGCGCCGTGCGTCGGCGAGGCGCTCGGCCATCCGGTGGGCCGTCCAGCTGGCCATCGGCATGAGCTGCGGGGTCTCGGTGGTGGCGAAGCCGAACATGATGCCCTGGTCGCCGGCGCCCTGCTCGTCGCGCGGATCGATCGAGCCGCGCTCGCGCTGCTCGAACGCCTTGTTCACCCCGGCGGCGATGTCGGAGGATTGCGCCCCGATCGACACGCTCACTCCGCACGACTCGCCGTCGAATCCGGTGTCGCTCGAGGTGTAGCCGATGCGGTTGACCACGTCCCGCACGATCGCGGGGATCTCGACGTAGGCGCTCGTGGAGACTTCGCCGGCGACGTGGACGAGGCCCGTCGTGACGAGCGTCTCCACCGCGACGCGCCCGGTGGGGTCCTCACGGAGGATCGCATCCAGGATGCTGTCGGAGATCTGGTCGCAGATCTTGTCCGGGTGCCCCTCCGTGACGGATTCGGAGGTGAACAGCCGCAGTTCGGTCATGGATGCTCCCTCGGGCGCAGGCCGGAGTCGGGTGAATCGGGTACGGGCACGAGTATGCCCCGGGCGGCGGACAGCCGACCGGGGCGACTCAGGCCCGGCGTGGGGTCACTCGGCGTGACGCAGGCGCAGCTTGTCTTCGTGGATCTCGTGCAGCGCGATCGTCAGCGGCTTGTCCTCGACGGTGGAGTCCACGAGCGGCCCGACGTTGTCGAAGAGGTTGCCCTCGTGCAGGTCGGAGTAGTAGTCGTTGATCTGGCGCGCACGCTTGGAGGCGTAGATCACGAGCTGGTACTTGGAGTCCACCTTCTCGAGCAGGCTGTCGATGGGGGGATCGATGATGCCCTGGTTCGTTCCGGCCATGGGAGGTCCTCCTGAAGGGTGGCGGATGGGGTGTCGCGGACGCGGGTCCGCAGAGGTCTTCGGTCTGCCGGCGCGCGGTGCGCGCACACGCATCCTCCCATTCTACGCCGGATCGGCTGCGCGCCGCTCCGGCTCACGTCCACCGCGCCAGAAGACGGCGCTCGGCGACGCTGACGAGGCCGTTGCTCGCGGCGCCGAGCACAGCCAGCAGCACGATGGCCAGGAGAATGCGGTCGACGCGCCCCGTGCCCTGGGAGTCGGTGAGGAGGAACCCCAGGCCCATCGCGGCGGCCACGAGTTCGGCGGCGACGAGGAACAGCCAGGACTGAGCCAGCGCCAGGCGCAGGCCCGACACGACGGCCGGCACCACCGCAGGAAGCTGCACGGCGCGCAGCAGTGCGCCGCCGCGCAGGCCGAAGGTGCGGCCCATCTCCACGAGGTGCGGATCCACGTACCGCAGCGCCGGGCTCACGGTCGTGAACACGGGGAAGAACGCGCCGATCGCGATGAGGGTGACCTTGGAATCCTCCCCGATCCCCATCCACAGCACGAGCAGGGGGACCAGCGCGAGCGACGGGATCGCGCGCAGCGCCGCGAGGGAGGGCGTCAGTACGACGTCGCCGATGCGCGTGAGCCCCACCACCGCGGCGACGAGCAGGCCGGCGACGGATCCGATGGCGAAGCCCAGCAGGATGCGCTGCACCGAGATGGCGACGTGCAGCCACAGCTGCCCGCTCTCGGCGAGCTGCACGGCGGCTTCGACCACCGCGGCCGGGGGCGGGAGCCGGTAGGGCGGCACGAGGCCGGACGCCGTGACCGCCTGCCACACCGCGAGCACCGCGAGCGGCAGCAGCATCCCGCCCGCGATGCGTGCGGCGCGACGCCGGCTCGGCCGCGTCGGCCGGGCAGCAGGAGCCGCGGCGGTGGCGGTAGCGTTGGCGTTGGCGGTCATCGTCACTCCGTCGCGGCTCGGGCGAAGTCGGGGTGGACGATGCTCTGCAGGGCGGCGTCGACGGCGGCCTGACCGCCGGAGACGGCATCGGAGTCGACGAGCACGGGTGCGATCCGCTCCAGCACGTCCCGCTGCGCCGCGCCGGGGACGCCGTCGACGTCGAGGTTCGTCCGTTCCCGGATGACCGTGGTCGCCACCGCGAGGTCGATGCCGGCGATCTCGGCCAGGAGCTCGGCCGTCTCCTCGGGGTGGGCGATCGCCCAGGTGCGGGCCTGTTCGTAGGCGTCCACGACGACCTGGGCGAGGTCGGGATGCTCGGTGATGAACTCCTCGGTGGCGTTGAGGAAGCCGAAGGAGTTGAACTCCACGTCGCGGTACAGCAGCGTGGCCCCTGATTCCACCTCCGCCGCGGCCATGATCGGGTCAAGGCCCGCCCATGCGTCGACGGAACCGGCCTCCAGCGCGGCTCTGCCGTCGGCGTGCTGGAGGTTCTGCACCGCCACGTCGCCGACCGACAGGCCTTCGGCTACGAGGGCCTGGAGGAGGAAGAAGTACGGATCGGTGCCCGCGGTGGCGGCGATGGTCGCGCCCCGCAGGTCGGCAACGGACGTGATCGGGCTGCCCGCGGGCACCACGATCGCCGACCACTCCGGCTGCGAGTACACGTCGATCACCTGGATCGGGGACCCGTTCGCGCGGGCCAGCAGGGCGGCCGATCCCGCCGTGGACCCCACGTCGAGCGACCCGGAGCGCAGCAGCTCGTTGGCCTTGTTCGATCCGGCCGACTGCACCCATTCCACGGTGACCTCCTCGCCGAGCGCCTCCTCGAGAAGTCGCTGGTCCTTCACGACGAGACTCAGCGGGTTGTACGTGGCGAAGTCGATCGACAGGGTGTCGGACGACCATCCCGCCGCAGCGTCCTCGGCGGGGGCGGCGGCTCCGGCCCGCTCGCCGGCGAGGCATCCCGTGGCGGCCAGCATCATCGCGCCGGCGAGGACGATCGCGGGGACGGTGCGGCGGATGACGGGGCTCATCAGTTCTCCTGGGGGGTGGGATGGTGGGTGTCGACGCCGAGCCCCTCCAGGAGCTCAGCACGCAGGTGGGCCAGGGTGCGGTCGGCGCGATCGCGCGGGCGGCGGCCGGGGACGCTCAGCGTGCGGGCCACCGATCCGCCGCGCTCGTCCAGCGATCGCAGCAGCAGCACGCGATCGGCCAGATACAGCGCTTCCTCCACGTCGTGCGTGACGAGGACCACGGTGGTGGGCCGGGCGTCGTGGATCTGCCGCAGCAGCTCCTGCATCCGCAGGCGGGTCAGCGCGTCCAGTGCGCCGAACGGCTCGTCCAGCAGCAGCACGTCCGGGTCGCGGGCCAGGGCGCGGGCGAGCGCGGCGCGCTGGGCCATCCCTCCGGAGACCTCACGGGGTCGCTGGGCGGCGGCGTGGTCGAGACCGACGAGGTGCAGCAGTTCGGCCACCCGCTCGCGGGCGGCGCGCGCGGCGGTTCCGCGCGGCAGCCCGAGCGCGACGTTGTGCGCGATCGTGCGCCACGGCAGCAGGCGCGGCTCCTGGAAGGCCACCGCGGTGCGCTCGTCGGTATCGGTCACCGGCGCGCCACTGACCTGCACCGTGCCGGCGGTGGGGGCGTCGAGGCCGCCGATCAGTCGCAGCAGGGTCGATTTCCCCGCACCGGAGGGCCCGATGACGGCGACGATCTCGCCGGCGGCGATGTCGAGGTCGATCCCCCGCAGCACGTCGCGCGCTCCGTGGGCGGTCGGGAATGTGCGCCCGAGTCCGCGCGCCCGCACGGCCGGAGTCACGACCTCCGCCGTCGAGGCGCGGGCGGCCTCGTCCGGCAGGAGGGTGCGTGGATCCGTGGTGGTGGCGGGCATCGCCCCATGCTCGCGCACGGGCGCCGGATCTCCAGGGGCGGCGTAACGTCGCGACATCCGCCGCTCCGGTAGCCCGGGCCGGTTCCGCGGGGTGGGTCAGCGGGCCAGTGCCACGACCTCTTCTGCGGCGGTGGCCACGTCGTCGTTGACGACGCGGTAGTCGAACTCGTTCTGCGCCGCCAGCTCGGCGCGAGCCGTCCGCAGGCGACGCGCCCGCTCCTCGGCATCCTCCGTGCCCCGCCCGACGAGGCGGTCGACCAGCTCGTCCCAGCTGGGCGGGAGGAGGAACACCAGCGTGGCCGTCGGATCGGCCGCGCGCACCTGCCGGGCGCCCTGCAGATCGATCTCCAGCAGCGCCGTGCCGCCCTCGGCGAGCACCTTCTCCAGCGGGCCGCGCGGCGTGCCATAGCGGTAGCGGTTGTGGACGGTGGCGTGCTCCAGCAGCGCGCCGGTGCTCACCAGCCGGTCGAACTCGGCGTCGTCGACGAAGTAGTAGTGCTCCCCCTCGACCTCACCCGGCCGCGGCGGGCGCGTCGTCGCCGACACCGAGAGACGGATCTCGGGGTGGTGCTCCTTGATGTAGGCGGCGACCGTGCCCTTGCCCACGGCCGTGGGCCCGGCGAGGACGACCAGCCGGCTGCGCCCCGCGCGCGGCTGCGGCTCGGGCCAGCGCCGGTCCAGGAACTCCATCAGGTCGCGCCGCTGGCGCGCACCCAGGCCCCCCAGGCGCTTGACGGGAGAGATCGCCAGGTCGGCGAGGATGCGGTCGCGCTTGCCCTCCCCGATGGCGGGGATGGCGGTGAGGAACTCCGGCACGCGCATCGCCCCCGCCGGCGACTCCGGGTCGGCCAGGGCGCGGCGCAGCAGCTCCTGCGGCGTGATGACGCGCGTGGTGACGTCGCGCTTGAGAGCGGCGCGCTCGCGGCGCGCGGCGACGGCCCGCCGGGACGCGGCGGCGCGGTCGACCTCGGGCGGTCGGCGTGCTTCAGTCATCGGTGGCCTCTCGGTACTGCGCGGAGCGCTCGTCGATGCGGGCGGCGAGGCCGCCAGGACCGGCGGACAGGATGCTGCGGCTCTCGCTGGCGAGGACCGCTCCGGCGCGCGAGCCGAACCGCACCCGGAGGTCGCGCGGCTGGGCGCCCTGCGCGCCGAACCCGGGCGCGAGGATCGGGGCGACCGGATCCTCGGTGTGGAGGCCCAGGCCCGCTGCGACGAGGTCCACGGTGGCGCCGATCACGACGCCGATGCTCCCCCACCGGTCTTCGTGCGTGGTGGCGGCGTTGAAGGCCGTGACCTGGTCCACCACGAGGGCGGCCACGGTGTCGTCGGCGACGTCGGCGCGCTGCAGTTCGCGGGCCTCCGGATTGCTCGTGGCGGCC
Coding sequences within:
- the gmk gene encoding guanylate kinase, with the translated sequence MTEARRPPEVDRAAASRRAVAARRERAALKRDVTTRVITPQELLRRALADPESPAGAMRVPEFLTAIPAIGEGKRDRILADLAISPVKRLGGLGARQRRDLMEFLDRRWPEPQPRAGRSRLVVLAGPTAVGKGTVAAYIKEHHPEIRLSVSATTRPPRPGEVEGEHYYFVDDAEFDRLVSTGALLEHATVHNRYRYGTPRGPLEKVLAEGGTALLEIDLQGARQVRAADPTATLVFLLPPSWDELVDRLVGRGTEDAEERARRLRTARAELAAQNEFDYRVVNDDVATAAEEVVALAR
- the rpoZ gene encoding DNA-directed RNA polymerase subunit omega, producing the protein MAGTNQGIIDPPIDSLLEKVDSKYQLVIYASKRARQINDYYSDLHEGNLFDNVGPLVDSTVEDKPLTIALHEIHEDKLRLRHAE
- the metK gene encoding methionine adenosyltransferase; this encodes MTELRLFTSESVTEGHPDKICDQISDSILDAILREDPTGRVAVETLVTTGLVHVAGEVSTSAYVEIPAIVRDVVNRIGYTSSDTGFDGESCGVSVSIGAQSSDIAAGVNKAFEQRERGSIDPRDEQGAGDQGIMFGFATTETPQLMPMASWTAHRMAERLADARRDGRLPFLRPDGKTQVTLGYDGQTPRTVESVVLSTQHHPDISQEELRALVRAEVIEPVLADTGLDLPDVKYYINPAGPFVVGGPKGDAGLTGRKIIIDTYGGAARHGGGAFSGKDPSKVDRSAAYAMRWVAKNAVAAGLADRLEVQIAYAIGKASPVGLYVESFGTGRVPDESITRAILDVFDLRPKAIIDSLDLLRPIYAQTAAYGHFGRELPDFTWERTDRVDELRTAAGL
- a CDS encoding aliphatic sulfonate ABC transporter substrate-binding protein, which produces MSPVIRRTVPAIVLAGAMMLAATGCLAGERAGAAAPAEDAAAGWSSDTLSIDFATYNPLSLVVKDQRLLEEALGEEVTVEWVQSAGSNKANELLRSGSLDVGSTAGSAALLARANGSPIQVIDVYSQPEWSAIVVPAGSPITSVADLRGATIAATAGTDPYFFLLQALVAEGLSVGDVAVQNLQHADGRAALEAGSVDAWAGLDPIMAAAEVESGATLLYRDVEFNSFGFLNATEEFITEHPDLAQVVVDAYEQARTWAIAHPEETAELLAEIAGIDLAVATTVIRERTNLDVDGVPGAAQRDVLERIAPVLVDSDAVSGGQAAVDAALQSIVHPDFARAATE
- a CDS encoding ABC transporter ATP-binding protein, with protein sequence MPATTTDPRTLLPDEAARASTAEVVTPAVRARGLGRTFPTAHGARDVLRGIDLDIAAGEIVAVIGPSGAGKSTLLRLIGGLDAPTAGTVQVSGAPVTDTDERTAVAFQEPRLLPWRTIAHNVALGLPRGTAARAARERVAELLHLVGLDHAAAQRPREVSGGMAQRAALARALARDPDVLLLDEPFGALDALTRLRMQELLRQIHDARPTTVVLVTHDVEEALYLADRVLLLRSLDERGGSVARTLSVPGRRPRDRADRTLAHLRAELLEGLGVDTHHPTPQEN
- a CDS encoding ABC transporter permease, which produces MTANANATATAAAPAARPTRPSRRRAARIAGGMLLPLAVLAVWQAVTASGLVPPYRLPPPAAVVEAAVQLAESGQLWLHVAISVQRILLGFAIGSVAGLLVAAVVGLTRIGDVVLTPSLAALRAIPSLALVPLLVLWMGIGEDSKVTLIAIGAFFPVFTTVSPALRYVDPHLVEMGRTFGLRGGALLRAVQLPAVVPAVVSGLRLALAQSWLFLVAAELVAAAMGLGFLLTDSQGTGRVDRILLAIVLLAVLGAASNGLVSVAERRLLARWT